From the genome of Balaenoptera ricei isolate mBalRic1 chromosome 13, mBalRic1.hap2, whole genome shotgun sequence:
TGCTACATATTTCAGGTGATCAGGCTTTGTGCTTCTGTAGCTCCATATTATGTTTGTATTCTTTATTAGGCAGTTGTGCCCTTGCAAGAGACTTAAAAAGCCTGAGCAACACTTTGCCAAAACTTAGTATTGAAGCCCAATGAAGGAGCAATATGGAATTCGGGACCTGATGGTTCCAGTTTGATTTGGAGAATGAAGTTACCTGAAATAACTTCTCTCCACCACCCTTCACGTCTAGGGAAAGTGTCAGAAAGGGACAAATTTAGGAGGGAGCTAGGAAAGAAGCCTACTTGTTTTTCATGCTTTTATCAGTGAGATGTGATGTTCATCATCTGTTGCAAATAAGCCAGCAGTTTAAAACTCTTGAGAACTAGGTAATCATGTTGTttagctttcttcttttcctgactTGTAAGAAGAGTAAGAGTCTGTAGTTTCCTTCAATCCCCATTGTCATTTTCAGGGCCTTGTTCTCTTTAATGCAGCTCTTTAATTCTTTGCCACCTTCTCACCATACTCATTGCTGTTTGTCTCTGCCAGGCTCCAAGACACTTTCCCACCTGTCACGTTCCTTTCCAGTCTGTCAGCTGCGGTAATCACATGGAGGTTCATTTGTTTACTTAACAATACTTGCTGAACCTTTTGTGTGCCTGCCACAGCTTAGGCACTGGGGATGGTGCACCAAGCAAAGTCCCTGCCTCATAGAAATGACACTGGAGTGAGGAAGATAGTAAATAATagtgtatataataaataaagcaaGTAGAATGAGAGGAGAAAAGAACAAGTTACAGCTGTTTTTACACCACCTGCCTACAAGCATAGCTCCACTTTGATCTTACTCAGAATGCCTCCATTTCTAATGAATCATTCCACATCCCTCATCCCGCTCCTGTCCTTTTCACCTGTCCAGCTCTACTTGAACTGATCTGTGATTGCATTACCTGCAGTCCACCAGGGGCTCCTTATTTTCATAGTCCCCTTCCAGTTTGACTTATTTTTCTATCCCTCTTTACCGGCCATTACCAGCCATTTCATCTATGCTGTCATGAGTATCCTGGCTTATCTTTTATAGAATGGCTACTATATCAGGCACTGTGCCCCTGGGGCCTTTTCTTTATAACTTTTCTTCCTGCCTCTaagtctcccccacccccattctcttATATATGCTTTTGCCAAAACAGTGGTCATTCCCCAGCTCTGAAACTGTCACTGGTTCATTGTTGGTTTCATGATGCTTTCCAAACACTTTTAAGATTGGTGTTTGAGGCCTTCTAAGATTAGGTGCAAACTGTCTTTGTTTACCACTTCCTTTCATAACCGTTTACTTTATTCAGATTAGATTTTTCCTTATCCCCTTATACTTTTTCATCTCAGTTCTGTCTAGAATTTCCTATCTTCCTGTCAAAATTGTATCCAATTTTCAAGACCCAGCTAAAATGTCATCTTCAGAAATCCTACTTTTTCCAACTTCCATCCTGGTTTGTTCCCTCAGTGATCTTATACCCCTAAACTGACTGATGTATTCTACTGTACCTGTTTTTCCCACTAACTTATGGATCCCTTAGGGGCAGGGATGGGCATTTTATTTGAGTCCTGCAGCTTAAGTGAAATGGGTCACTGGAGACTGGTCTCAAAAAGGTACTTGTTAGCCTTCGGTCTAGATGTGCATCTCATTATGAAGGGCTTAGTGGCTTCATGTCATTATTAAAAGACTGGAATTATTTTGCGTTCCTGTGACCAGGAAAAAAGCCTCACAAACTTGACATTTAATAACTGAAAAACCATTAATGATTTGATGAAATCAAGTCATTTTAATCATCATTGATATGTCTGTTAAATGAATTGTGttcttttcaaattcattttctctttcttaggtAATACGAGGAAATAGTATCATCATGTTAGAAGCTTTGGAACGAGTATGAACAATGGCTGTCTTCAGAGAAATCAACTGCTTCCACATGTCCCCTCTCCACATTTTACTACAATGAAAATTGGGTCGTGTACATTTTCTTACTGaacttttttgttaaataaacTTCTCTAATAGTCAAAAATGCTTTCTCAGCTGTTCTGAACATAGAAGATTTGctcttattctgatttttttctatcatgACCTGTTCCTAGTTGTGACTGATTTGTTCACaggtgttgttttttgttttttctgttttttgggtgggttttttggccatgctgggtCTTCGTagttgcgcgcaggctttctctagttgcagtgagcgggggctactctttgttgcggtgcacgggcttctcattgtggtggcttctctcgttgcagagcacaggctctagacgctcgggcttcagtagttgtggcgcactggcttagctctacagcatgtgagatcttcccggaccagggatcgaacccatgtcccctgcattagcaggcggatgcTCATCCACTGGAAGTCCCCGAGGTTTTTAATGCATTAAAATACAAGAATCTTAACTAAATATGAAACATTGGCAAGGATGCccattttctgtatcttttacCTCTGAACAGAGATAAAGAAGCTGCAAGCCTGAGTGGGTTTCTTCTGAAACATTAACTGGAATTTTCAAAGTTCTTGCCATAACTTTGATGGACTCTGACTTTTTCACATACGTTTACATTCCAAGTACGGTTTTGCtcaaacaacacaggtttgaactgtgcaggccCACTTCTATAcagattttttccaaaataattttgattattaGTAAATAATTTACTAATACTACAGTGCTACACCATCCATGGTGGTTTGAATCCACGGATTCTGAACTGGATGGAGGAACCACATgtgcagagggctgactgtaagttaCACGCAGATTTTTGGCTGCTCGGGGGTCAGCGTCCCTACCCACCACATTGTTGAAGGGTCAACCGTATAGTACAACAGAAGTAAAACACAGGAAGTCATGATATCATGGTTTTATTTTGAACATACGTGGGAAATTTTTTTGAATACAGGAGTAGAAATACAATTCCAGAGAAAAACATTCCAGTGCATTGTGGTTCTTTGTGGAGTAGAAGATAGTGATAACGCTGCCCGTGATATATTCACCTAGTTCATAAATTTTATGGTTCACAAACTCAAATGAGAGAGATTTTACAGATGGTTGTATCATAAACCTAACTTTAAGAAACCTATCAAGCAAATGCTTAAGCTTCTTTTTGTAATCTGGTAAAAAGCCTACAAATCATGAATCGCTTTAAAACTGGAGAGTGGGGTGTACACACAGTATGTGAGGTACTTGTAAAGTATGATAAAATGGGTGGCTTATGTGTATGTAAAGTGGTATTTCCTATTTATAGGAAATGTTTACAGCAAAAGAATAGCGAGAGGGATCAAACTAACGAAGgccaatacatttttatttttccattctcctCTTTTTAATTCTTGACGAATGTCGACAAGCTTGTGTTTTTTGCAGCCACGTAGAGCTGAATTGTTGAACTGGTTTTCTAAGTGTGGTTCCTAGACCAGTACCATCACCTAGGAACATAACAGAAATGCAGTCTTTCGTAtgccactccagacctactgaaacaAATTCTGGGGGTGAGGCTCAGCAATGTTTTAACAAGGCTTCCAGTTGATTCCGATGCACACTCAAGTTGGAGAACCACTGGAGCAGAACTTGGCCTTCATTCAGCCCCTGCATAATTTTTACCAGTCTCTTCTGTAAAAAGATGATTTGAGCGGCCTCCTGGAATAATGGGCCCTGATAGGATTtttcttccaattaaaaaaaaaagtttttttaatactgtaatTGCATTAATACTAATATGCTTGACGTACGGATAACCTGTTTTGCTCTTTGAGGAAACAACTTCAGATGCCTTGTTGGAAAACAGAGTTGGGTTTGATATAACAGCAACCTTTTAAGTTGGTGTTCTAAGTAAAAATATATCCAATCGCAAAACAAGTCTATAAGTGATAGAAATTAAATTACCTCATTAGTATTCACCCACTTTTAGCATATACATAATAGTATTACACTCTCTACATAACTGTCTTCattaaaccacaaaaggaaaaaatatgaatgTCTCAACatacttaagaataaaaatagtaaaaagctGACCCTTTGACAAACTATAAATTTAATTCCTGCCTCTACATCAAATATATCTTGGCAGTTTTATCGGCATATTAATGTTCACAATTGTAATAGAGAAGAAACTGTTTTAAGAATCAATGTTCTCTTTTTTGCTATAATctggaggacttttttttttttaaaacaatacatgTTAACTTGGTTGCAGTTACTTTTAGAATTCACAAGCTTTTACTTGTCCTGTCCTTCCAGTGACTAAAAGGACAGTCACTCATGATCTTTGTACAGATGGAGAACTGGTTCTCAAGTTTGGCTACATACTAGAATCATTCAGGAAGCACTCCtacaggtgattccaatgtacaGCTGAGGCTCAGAACCAGGGCCCCAAAAGATTTCAGCAACCAATTTCTCAACCAAAATGCTACAGTACCTTTAGAAGCATTTAACAGTTTGAACATACACTGGATCTGATCAAGGAAGGTGTCTTGCTGAATATCCTACTCCAGTGCCAACTGCTCTGGAGTAATCTAAGTCGCCTCTGCTGTGAGACTGTCAACGCATCTTACTATCAAGATTACTAGAGTTCTCACTGAGAGAAATCATTCTTTGCAACACGGACCCGCTTTGATAATGGATTGGGTTTCTTGGGACTTTTAAGGCACTAAAAACCCTTGGGAAACATCATAAACCGCCACCATCAGTGAATCTCAACCCAGGATGCAAGTTAGGAACTTTCAAAAGCTACAAAAAGCTGAGGTCCTATCCTCCAtcaactaaatcagaatctctgctgTGGAGCTCtatcactatttttaaaagctcctcaggtgaGGGTTTGATAATAGAAGGCCAATTTCTTAAATCAATAGCCtgtacttttcattttacttaagatTTTTGTATGACATCTTAAATTTATACTAAACTAAGACTTCTGAATTTCACCCccaataaaacagaagcaatgaaaAGAACATTCTGAAAGTCAAGGCTTCAAGCATGGGCATAtgtactttgaaaaatataaattactaaagCCAGGCATAAGATACCAGCTCCCATAGTAGTTGTATCTGACTGAAGATCACATCCAGCTGCGAAGCACAAATGAACTAGTCCTGAACTAAAAGATAAGTCTTCCTCAAGTGCCCAGCTTAAAATCCTTTAAGGTTTGGTtcagggccccaccccagacctattaaatcagaatctccagagGAGCTAGAGAATCCGTACGTTTAACAAACTCCAGATGATTCTTATGATCAGAGACGTTTGGGAAACATTGCTGATGgatattaaagaaagaataaagaaattttgGAGATGCAATAGTTATGCCTTCATGCTTAATTAGAACCTTGTATTTCTCATGATTCACCGGGATTATTTTTGTTAAACAATGATAACGGCAAAATATCTGATTCAAAATCATCTCTGCTCAGACTCTGTTCTTTTTTGCCAGTGATAATTCCATTTGGaaccaggaggggaaaaaaagaaatagtggtaTTTCATAGTTCAGTTTTAAGTTTCTCATATAACTCCTCCTGGTCAATCATGTGTGTGTGCCCGTTCCAGCGGTGATAGGCGAGGAGAGCAGCATTGTAGCCTGCAACAGCACTCATTTCCATGGCACTTGCTGCAACCTCCATGCCGTTGAGGTAATAAAGTCGATCGTGGAGTATGATGGAAGGGCATTTCTCTGGAGGCGTATAATGAGGGTATGCAAGCCATGACCGCTTCACAGCATAATCATAGGACACAAAGAGCTTTAAAATTTGTTCTTTAGTAAGAGGTCCTGCGGAAAAGATCTTCCAAACGTGTGCCCTATCCGCTTTTGGTTGaggattattattttcttctacagAAGACACAAACCCAATGCTGTTAATGAACAAATCTGGATTATCAGTGGTTAAGATTGTACCAAGATCAAACTCATCTAAGGCTCTAGAGGTAAAGACAGTTGAATTCAACTGCCCCTTAATTAAAGTTGTCACTAAAGGTTCGTAGTATTGATGGAATTCCTCAATTGGAGGATCAAAGTTGAGAAAAGTTATATTGGACATTTTTCGATTCAATGGAGTGGCCACCAGGACAATGTCATAGAAATCTGAATGGGTCTCAGATCCAGTTTGGTAGACCGCTTCATACACCTTTGTGGGATTTCCTAGAGGAAATAAGGaagcatacatttttttaatgtttctaacaTACTATATTTTATACCTTCTAAAAATAAGTCTATACCTTCTTAATAGTTTCTCTATAATTCTAAGGAATTAAACAAGTTTTATCCCTTAAGATAATTATCCCTTGCATTTGTATTACAATGAGGCCAATTTTCTACttggaatggaaataaaatcttGTCAATAAGTACAAAATATGAAATTGTTACTTTTGAGGatgaaattgttttttaaatccgaAGAGTCATGCTGCTGTACTTGAGCACATTTATGAATATTTCTACATGACATACAACACCTCCAATTTAAAATTCCatcatttgggacttccctggccgtccagtgcagggggcgcaggtttgatccctggtcaggaaactaaaatTCCATCATTTGGAACTGAgtgagagatggagaaagaggttTTTCTCCCTGAGCAATTATTTTCTGCAGGGAAAATTAGGGAACAATAAAATAGAAGTTCAAGTTTACCTGTCTGCTTGGTCCTTGTTTTCTCCTCTATGGACATTACTGAGCCAGATATAAGATTGCTTTTGGAAGCCTGAAGGAGCCGTGAGCAAACAAGTTTATTGCCACCTTTTACTGCCCAAAGGCCAGGATCAGTACAGGACATTGACACTGCCCCTGTCAGCAGTAggaagaaaatgtgttttaattcTGACTCTGTAAGAGGCCCTCtaccccctctcccttcccaatTAGCTGAGCCCTGCTCCAAATGTctttagacattgccaaatggcCCTGGGAGCAAAAGCTCCCCCAGATGAGAAGCATTCAACTAATAAAAGCTAAAGACTCTGTTCCCATAGAAATGCACATTTACAATACACAATTTTGCCAACATTTTTATTGTGTCTGAGGTTTCACAAAGAAAGGTAGTCTTCTCCAAATCATGGCCTAAAGTAAAGAGCCATCATAGCATCAGGTAAACCACTCTGTAAACTAATGTCCATAACTATTCCAAGCCCTGACTTACCTACAAAGCCATTGATGTTCATGGTTTGGCCATAATTGATCCTCATGACTGGAGTAATAATTTCATCAAGGAACTTCTCAGAAAAGCCTGCTTTCTGCAAGGTTTCAAGAAGTGATCGGTTAAATAATCCAAGGTAGTCGTCCCCTCCTAGGGAATGTAGTAACTTTTCTACGCTACTGAAGGCATAGTCATGAGATTGGTAGCGGTAGATCCTTTTGAACAGAAAGGAAATGGCCATTAAACACCAAACAAGACAGGGGGAAGGGTACacataaagaaggaaaatagcaTTCTAAGACTCAAAGTGACTTTCATGTGTCCTTCTGATGAGTTCCTACCTATCCTGTGAGATGCACCTCAGTCACCATCTGCCCCAGGTATCCCAGAGGTTCttggcctccctctccctccgcctCCTCTGGGGCAAGTCCACTGTCCTTTATATACACTCTTCTGCATTAATATGGTCACTGGGAGCACCTTTCAAGAAGAAggtatgtcttattcatcttatcTTGAGCACACTTAGACATGTCTAAAGTTTAACTTTACCTTTCCACTAGACTTGatcctctctcctcccacaaCCAAAAATAACGAGTTACTCCCAACATCCTACATGTCATCCTCAGTTCATCTAGTTTcaaatttaaacatttcacttctcctctctgcttctcccacCTAAGAAGGAAACCAACCTTATCAATCTTTCTAACATCTCTTCTGTTACTTCATTCTCATCTCCCTGATCTTAAATGAGGATTTATATTCAAACTACTAAAATGAATAACTGATCTACCTGCCTCTAGTTTCTCTTCTTTGAAACATTTATGAATCTCCCAGATGTCCTAAAATACCCTTATTTTGTCATCCATCCACTTACTCAAAAAAcatcttgagggcttccctggtggcgcagtggttgagagtctgcctgccaatgcaggggacacgggttcaagccctggtctgggaagatcccacatgccgcggagcaactgggcccgtgagccacaactactgagcctgcgcgtttggagcctctgctccgcaacaagagaggccgcgatagtgagaggcccgcgcaccgcgatgaagagtggcccccactcgccgcaactggagaaagccctcacacagaaacgaagacccaacacagccaaaaataaaaataataaataaataatacataaaaaattaaaaaaaaaaaaaaacatcttgcGTATTACTGTTACTTACTAAAgttctgacattaaaaaaaaaaatcttggatttttagagccaaactcatcaagtctAACTAACTCCTTTGCTCAGctgcagataaagaaacaaagtaGAAGTTAAAGAACTTGTCTAAAAGTCACATGGCAAGTAGAAGACTCAAGAACCACTATCCCCCTCTGCcttcaaccacacacacacacacacacacacacacacacacacacacacaatcttccaCTTGAATACAGCTGACCCATTCATTCACTGCTCTCTAAACATGCTCTGGATATTGCTCCCAAACACTGCACTACCTCTTCCCTCCATCTGGAATACACTTCCCATCCCTAATCATAGAACAACTAGCTACACTTTCCTTCAGAGCCTGAATCCCACCCCCTTAGCAAAGTCTTACCCAACTTCCCAGTCCACAGTGATGTCATCACCTCCGAAAGTCCCAAAAACTTAGCACTCATGCTCAGCACTTAGATACTActtcaaattatttaatttttaggaaATATCACCTGACATTTCTCTGCACTTTAGAGACTTGAAAAAACGTTCACATAAATTAGTTCATGCAataattcaatacatattttttcaggtTGCAAGTGATACAAAAATG
Proteins encoded in this window:
- the PCYOX1 gene encoding prenylcysteine oxidase 1; translation: MRADSWAFQFDRSAPRAVERTAGRLACLTMGLWLGLLLLCSWGFPGSAEPRAPPENIAIIGAGIGGTSAAYYLRQKFGNDVKIDVFEKGEVGGRLATVTMQGQEYESGGSVIHPLNLHMKRFVKDLGLSAVQSPSGLVGVYNGETLVYEENSWFIINMIKLIWHYGFQSLRMHMWVEDILDKFMRIYRYQSHDYAFSSVEKLLHSLGGDDYLGLFNRSLLETLQKAGFSEKFLDEIITPVMRINYGQTMNINGFVGAVSMSCTDPGLWAVKGGNKLVCSRLLQASKSNLISGSVMSIEEKTRTKQTGNPTKVYEAVYQTGSETHSDFYDIVLVATPLNRKMSNITFLNFDPPIEEFHQYYEPLVTTLIKGQLNSTVFTSRALDEFDLGTILTTDNPDLFINSIGFVSSVEENNNPQPKADRAHVWKIFSAGPLTKEQILKLFVSYDYAVKRSWLAYPHYTPPEKCPSIILHDRLYYLNGMEVAASAMEMSAVAGYNAALLAYHRWNGHTHMIDQEELYEKLKTEL